The following proteins come from a genomic window of Streptomyces sp. GS7:
- a CDS encoding DUF6049 family protein: protein MTLLTGVPLFVGMLQLPHSPSAEAAQTGSHTVSVTINAMSPSAPGKDDTVTVSGTLANDGKTPVTDAHVGLHRGAALSDRSSIEAVTQRTGYLPGADGKEIDGHTEKIDKLDPGTSKPFTLSVPVNDLGLGDDGVYPLGVTLSGLTQSSSYEQVLGIDRTFLPWQNAAPAKKTQLTYLWPLISSTHLTAETGADAQQTPVFRNDDLAAEIAPGGRLHQMVTLGKNLPVTFVIDPDLLATADAMTKPYRVNGPDGPMGKNQAVAKQWLNDLEDAVKGHEVVALPFGDPDLASLAHHGKSVPSALSHLGPATDLASKTVDTILGVKPRTDFTWPVNGAIDSSIIDVATSAGAHNVITRSDSLGDSGLPYTPTAARPIGGGNTAIVTDEQLSRAFEGEMSKSGNASRAIQKFLAQAQMIGLQDPEQQRSIVVAPQRMPSASQAETMAGALRNLESVGWTQTLKLGDAAKAKPDPAASRQIPSRATYPSSLRRQELPTDAFRQIQDTQAALDDFQVILAQPERVVTPFGNAIMREMSTEWRGDPKGAASFRDSVRSYLDGLTKKVHLIQKSEATLSGRSATIPVTVQNNLLQGVEGMTLRLTSSQSNRLDVGPSQQIKVDGGHSQSFKFDTTANANGRAWVTAQLYTADGKPYGDPMTFQVNVTEITATVMLVIAGGVLLLVLAGVRIYLQRKRAAAEDSEEGPDDEDNDGSDGTAGANGDNGGTGGDKPEQPGDRSPDTGSEKSGPSGTGEKVDR, encoded by the coding sequence GTGACACTGCTCACCGGAGTGCCCCTGTTCGTGGGAATGCTGCAGCTCCCGCACAGCCCGTCCGCCGAGGCGGCCCAGACTGGCTCCCACACGGTCAGCGTCACGATCAACGCGATGTCCCCGTCCGCCCCCGGGAAGGACGACACGGTCACCGTCTCCGGCACACTGGCCAACGACGGCAAGACCCCGGTCACCGACGCACACGTCGGACTGCACCGCGGCGCCGCACTCAGCGACCGCAGCTCCATCGAAGCCGTGACCCAGCGCACCGGATATCTGCCGGGCGCCGACGGCAAGGAGATCGACGGGCACACCGAGAAGATCGACAAGCTGGATCCGGGCACCAGCAAGCCGTTCACCCTCAGCGTTCCGGTCAACGACCTCGGCCTCGGCGACGACGGTGTGTATCCGCTCGGCGTCACGCTGTCCGGGCTTACCCAGAGCTCCTCGTACGAGCAGGTCCTCGGCATCGACCGGACCTTCCTCCCCTGGCAGAACGCCGCACCGGCCAAGAAGACCCAGCTCACGTACCTGTGGCCGCTGATCTCGTCCACCCACCTCACCGCGGAGACCGGCGCCGACGCCCAGCAGACCCCGGTTTTCCGCAACGACGATCTCGCGGCGGAGATCGCGCCCGGCGGCCGGCTCCACCAGATGGTCACGCTCGGCAAGAACCTCCCGGTGACCTTCGTCATCGATCCCGACCTGCTCGCGACCGCCGACGCGATGACCAAGCCGTACCGGGTCAACGGCCCGGACGGCCCGATGGGCAAGAACCAGGCCGTCGCCAAGCAGTGGCTGAACGACCTCGAAGACGCCGTGAAGGGGCACGAGGTCGTCGCCCTGCCGTTCGGCGACCCCGATCTCGCCTCGCTCGCACACCACGGCAAGAGCGTGCCCAGCGCGCTCAGCCACCTCGGTCCGGCCACCGATCTCGCCTCGAAGACCGTGGACACCATCCTCGGCGTGAAGCCGCGCACCGACTTCACGTGGCCGGTGAACGGCGCGATCGACTCCTCGATCATCGACGTCGCCACGTCGGCCGGCGCCCACAACGTCATCACACGCAGCGACAGCCTGGGCGACAGCGGCCTGCCCTACACCCCGACCGCGGCGCGGCCCATCGGCGGCGGCAACACCGCCATCGTCACCGACGAGCAGCTCTCCCGGGCCTTCGAGGGCGAGATGTCGAAGTCGGGAAACGCCAGCCGCGCGATCCAGAAGTTCCTCGCCCAGGCTCAGATGATCGGCCTCCAGGACCCGGAGCAGCAACGCAGCATCGTCGTCGCGCCGCAGCGCATGCCGTCCGCGAGCCAGGCCGAGACGATGGCCGGCGCACTGCGGAATCTGGAGTCGGTGGGCTGGACCCAGACGCTGAAGCTCGGCGATGCGGCCAAGGCCAAGCCCGACCCCGCCGCCAGCCGCCAGATCCCGAGCCGCGCCACGTACCCGTCGTCGTTGCGCCGCCAGGAGCTCCCCACGGACGCCTTCCGGCAGATCCAGGACACCCAGGCCGCGCTCGACGACTTCCAGGTGATCCTGGCCCAGCCCGAGCGCGTGGTCACCCCGTTCGGCAACGCCATAATGCGCGAGATGTCGACGGAGTGGCGGGGTGACCCCAAGGGAGCCGCGAGCTTCCGCGACTCCGTGCGCAGCTACCTCGACGGTCTGACCAAGAAGGTGCACCTGATCCAGAAGTCGGAGGCGACGCTCTCCGGGCGCAGCGCCACGATTCCGGTGACGGTCCAGAACAACCTGCTCCAGGGCGTCGAGGGCATGACGCTGCGGCTGACCTCGTCCCAGTCCAACCGCCTGGACGTGGGGCCGTCGCAGCAGATCAAGGTGGACGGCGGGCACAGCCAGTCCTTCAAGTTCGACACCACGGCGAACGCCAACGGTCGTGCCTGGGTGACGGCCCAGCTCTACACCGCGGACGGCAAGCCCTACGGTGACCCCATGACGTTCCAGGTGAACGTCACGGAGATCACCGCCACTGTGATGCTCGTCATCGCGGGCGGTGTGCTGCTGCTCGTCCTCGCCGGCGTACGGATCTACCTCCAGCGCAAGCGAGCCGCCGCCGAGGACTCCGAGGAAGGGCCCGACGACGAGGACAACGACGGTTCCGACGGCACAGCAGGCGCGAACGGCGACAACGGCGGAACGGGCGGCGACAAGCCCGAGCAGCCGGGTGACCGCTCGCCGGACACCGGATCGGAAAAGTCCGGCCCGTCCGGCACAGGTGAGAAAGTGGACCGTTGA
- the murJ gene encoding murein biosynthesis integral membrane protein MurJ, translating into MNAPYDGGRGRGAPGDPSEAVPPTPPFPADRDPFVQDAYRSDLQHTQDPTGQDPPADAFYDHAAPPPPGQPAHALYQQSPTAQPTPGPQQWSTPPAPAPQAPAHDLSYGDAAETMQFAGGEELTAQGESGRPEQDAFAHLFRDQQQPYEAPRPATSPVAQPVAAAPPGAEPAPQQTPAEPEPAPVAAAGKQSGGRASGLLKSSAVMAAGTMVSRLTGFVRSALIVAALGGAVLGDSWQVAYQLPTMIFILTIGGGLNSVFVPQLVRAMKEDEDGGEAYANRLLTLVIVVLGALTVLAVFAAPLLVKLVSFDISRDPAANEVAVAFTRYCVPTIFFMGLHVVMGQILNARGRFGAMMWTPVLNNIVMIATFGLFIWVYGTAKTSHIGVTTIPAEGIRLLGIGTLLGLVVQALAMIPYLRDADFKLRLRFDWRGHGLGKAAKLAKWTVLFVLANQAGVLVVTQLSTWAGNTADQQGHPGTGFISYASAQLIWNMPQAIITVSVMAALLPRLARSAHDGDTGAVRDDMSQGLRTSAVAIVPISFGFLSLGIPLCTLVYGSSGAGIPMGYMLMAFGVGLIPFSVQYVVLRAFYAYEDTRTPFYNTVIVAAVNAAASALCFLVLPARWAVIGMAASYGLAYVIGVGVAWRRLSKRMGGELDTAHVVRTYARLAGASIPATIISGAVVYGVMQTLGSGFLGSLAGLIGGAAALLAVFYVAARKMRIEELNALVGMVRSKLGR; encoded by the coding sequence ATGAATGCGCCGTATGACGGTGGCCGCGGCCGGGGCGCCCCTGGCGATCCCTCGGAGGCGGTCCCTCCGACGCCGCCGTTTCCCGCGGATCGGGACCCTTTTGTCCAGGATGCCTACCGCAGCGACCTCCAGCACACGCAGGACCCGACGGGCCAGGATCCGCCGGCTGACGCGTTCTACGACCACGCCGCGCCTCCGCCGCCGGGACAGCCCGCGCACGCCCTCTACCAGCAGTCGCCCACCGCTCAGCCCACTCCCGGCCCGCAGCAGTGGTCCACGCCCCCGGCGCCCGCTCCCCAGGCCCCGGCCCACGATCTTTCGTACGGCGACGCCGCCGAGACGATGCAGTTCGCCGGTGGCGAGGAGCTGACCGCCCAGGGCGAGAGCGGGCGTCCCGAGCAGGACGCGTTCGCGCATCTCTTCCGTGATCAGCAGCAGCCCTACGAGGCACCGCGTCCGGCGACGTCCCCCGTGGCGCAGCCGGTGGCCGCCGCGCCGCCCGGCGCAGAGCCCGCACCGCAGCAGACCCCGGCGGAGCCCGAGCCCGCCCCCGTGGCGGCGGCCGGCAAGCAGTCCGGTGGCCGCGCCTCCGGGCTGCTGAAGTCCAGCGCGGTGATGGCCGCCGGCACCATGGTGTCCCGGCTCACCGGCTTCGTCCGCTCGGCGCTGATCGTCGCGGCGCTCGGCGGCGCGGTGCTCGGTGACTCCTGGCAGGTCGCCTACCAGCTGCCGACGATGATCTTCATCTTGACCATCGGCGGCGGCCTGAACTCCGTCTTCGTCCCGCAGCTGGTACGCGCGATGAAGGAGGACGAAGACGGCGGCGAGGCGTACGCCAACCGCCTGCTGACCCTCGTCATCGTGGTCCTCGGCGCGCTGACGGTGCTGGCCGTGTTCGCGGCGCCGCTCCTGGTGAAGCTCGTCTCGTTCGACATCTCCCGTGATCCGGCGGCCAACGAGGTCGCCGTCGCCTTCACCCGCTACTGCGTACCCACGATCTTCTTCATGGGCCTGCACGTCGTGATGGGGCAGATCCTCAACGCCCGTGGCCGCTTCGGCGCGATGATGTGGACCCCGGTCCTCAACAACATCGTCATGATCGCCACCTTCGGCCTGTTCATCTGGGTCTACGGCACGGCGAAGACCTCACACATCGGCGTCACCACCATTCCCGCCGAAGGCATCCGGCTGCTCGGCATCGGCACCCTCCTGGGCCTCGTGGTCCAGGCGCTGGCGATGATCCCGTATCTGCGCGACGCCGACTTCAAGCTCCGGCTGCGCTTCGACTGGCGCGGCCACGGCCTGGGCAAGGCCGCCAAGCTCGCCAAGTGGACGGTCCTTTTCGTGCTCGCCAACCAGGCGGGCGTCCTGGTCGTCACCCAGCTCTCGACCTGGGCCGGCAACACCGCGGACCAACAGGGCCACCCGGGCACCGGCTTCATTTCGTACGCCAGCGCCCAGCTGATCTGGAACATGCCGCAGGCGATCATCACCGTCTCCGTGATGGCGGCACTGCTGCCGCGACTGGCACGGTCCGCGCACGACGGCGACACCGGCGCGGTCCGGGACGACATGTCCCAGGGGCTGCGCACCTCGGCCGTCGCCATCGTCCCGATCTCGTTCGGCTTCCTCTCCCTCGGCATCCCGCTGTGCACGCTGGTCTACGGCTCGTCCGGCGCCGGCATCCCGATGGGGTACATGCTGATGGCCTTCGGCGTGGGGCTGATCCCGTTCTCGGTGCAGTACGTCGTCCTGCGCGCCTTCTACGCGTACGAGGACACCCGCACCCCCTTCTACAACACGGTGATCGTCGCTGCCGTCAACGCCGCCGCCTCCGCCCTCTGCTTCCTGGTCCTGCCCGCCCGCTGGGCCGTGATCGGCATGGCGGCCTCCTACGGTCTCGCCTACGTCATCGGCGTCGGCGTGGCCTGGCGCCGGCTGAGCAAGCGGATGGGCGGAGAGCTGGACACCGCGCACGTCGTGCGGACGTACGCGCGGCTGGCCGGCGCCAGCATCCCTGCCACGATCATCTCCGGGGCCGTGGTGTACGGCGTCATGCAGACCCTCGGCAGCGGATTCCTCGGCTCGCTGGCAGGTCTCATCGGCGGTGCCGCCGCACTTCTGGCCGTGTTCTACGTCGCCGCACGGAAAATGCGGATCGAAGAGCTGAATGCCCTGGTCGGCATGGTCCGGTCCAAGCTGGGGCGCTGA
- a CDS encoding protein kinase family protein: MAERSTAAVDVADTSGEEPLTAKAGQATSDGAEAEKVSGKEQHAARTDEKGAEAADSKPPELHSGHKLARRYRLEECVTRLDGFSSWRAVDEKLRRAVGVHILPADHPRARPVLSAARSSALLGDPRFVHVLDAVEENDLVYVVHEWLPDATELTTVLASGPLEPHDAYQLVSQVSQAMAAAHREGLAHLRLTPGSVLRTESGQYRIRGLAVMAALRGITCEHPQRTDTEAIGALLYAALTQRWPYENDAYGLTGLPKGVGLIAPDQVRAGVHRGLSELAMRAVNNDGATASRQEQPCTTPEELAKAVAAMPRIRPPETAFSTPPPYPRNGHQQGSYGQSSARNGQSGRPTQAITTPPPPLQSRTGRALKWSVSALLIAALGLGSWQLADTLLKREGDQEGSGNSQTSGGPAKKPTGKPIKIVDASEYYPDGKPQHPEQAKNTYDGNPSTYWRTMSYLEGPDLNPAFKQGVGLVYDLGSKQQISSASIGLHYGGAHTTVTLYAANSLSPSEPLSSMHKLGTAQTSGTTAKVGLKTPAMARYVVVWFTALPNSPADQFSEAGYKQGVTEVSFTS, from the coding sequence GTGGCGGAACGGAGCACGGCTGCCGTCGACGTGGCCGACACGAGCGGCGAAGAGCCGCTGACCGCCAAGGCGGGTCAGGCCACGAGCGACGGCGCGGAGGCCGAGAAGGTATCCGGCAAGGAACAGCACGCCGCACGCACCGATGAAAAGGGTGCCGAGGCGGCCGATTCCAAGCCACCGGAACTGCACAGCGGCCACAAGCTCGCCAGACGCTACCGCCTTGAGGAGTGCGTCACCCGTCTGGACGGATTCAGCAGCTGGCGCGCCGTCGACGAGAAGCTGCGCCGGGCCGTCGGCGTGCACATCCTGCCCGCCGACCATCCACGGGCCCGCCCGGTGCTCTCTGCGGCCCGGTCCTCCGCACTCCTCGGCGACCCCCGGTTCGTCCACGTTCTCGACGCCGTCGAGGAGAACGACCTCGTCTACGTCGTCCATGAGTGGCTGCCGGACGCCACCGAGCTGACGACCGTGCTCGCCTCCGGCCCGCTGGAGCCGCACGACGCCTACCAGCTCGTCAGCCAGGTCTCCCAGGCCATGGCCGCCGCGCACCGCGAGGGCTTGGCCCATCTGCGGCTCACTCCCGGCTCGGTGCTGCGCACGGAGTCCGGGCAGTACCGCATCCGCGGCCTCGCGGTCATGGCGGCGCTCCGCGGCATCACGTGCGAGCACCCGCAGCGCACGGACACCGAGGCGATCGGCGCCCTGCTGTACGCCGCGCTGACCCAGCGCTGGCCGTACGAGAACGACGCCTACGGCCTCACCGGCCTCCCGAAGGGCGTCGGGCTGATCGCACCCGACCAGGTGCGGGCAGGGGTCCACCGCGGGCTGTCCGAGCTCGCCATGCGCGCGGTGAACAACGACGGCGCCACCGCCTCGCGCCAGGAGCAGCCGTGCACCACCCCGGAGGAGCTGGCCAAGGCCGTGGCCGCGATGCCCCGCATCCGGCCTCCGGAGACGGCGTTCTCCACCCCGCCGCCGTACCCGCGCAACGGCCACCAGCAGGGCTCGTACGGCCAGTCGTCGGCCCGCAACGGCCAGTCCGGCCGGCCGACGCAGGCCATCACCACGCCGCCGCCCCCGCTCCAGAGCCGTACCGGCCGAGCGCTGAAGTGGTCCGTCTCCGCGCTACTCATCGCGGCGCTGGGCCTGGGCAGTTGGCAGCTGGCGGACACCCTGCTGAAGCGGGAGGGCGACCAGGAGGGCTCGGGCAACTCGCAGACCAGCGGCGGCCCGGCCAAGAAGCCGACCGGCAAGCCGATCAAGATCGTGGACGCCTCGGAGTACTACCCCGACGGCAAACCGCAGCACCCCGAGCAGGCGAAGAACACCTACGACGGAAACCCCAGCACCTACTGGCGCACCATGAGCTACCTGGAAGGCCCCGACCTGAACCCGGCCTTCAAGCAGGGCGTCGGCCTGGTCTACGACCTCGGGTCGAAGCAGCAGATAAGCAGCGCCTCGATCGGGCTGCACTACGGCGGCGCTCACACGACGGTGACGCTCTACGCGGCCAATTCCCTCTCACCGTCCGAGCCCCTGAGTTCCATGCACAAGCTCGGTACGGCCCAGACCTCGGGAACCACCGCAAAGGTCGGTCTCAAGACGCCGGCGATGGCCCGTTATGTCGTTGTGTGGTTCACCGCGCTGCCCAACTCACCGGCCGACCAGTTCAGCGAGGCAGGCTACAAGCAGGGCGTGACGGAGGTTTCCTTCACCAGCTGA
- the sigM gene encoding RNA polymerase sigma factor SigM yields MSTDSDEASTPTDADLLALHVKGDPDAFGEIVRRHRDRLWAVALRTLGDREEAADAVQDALVSAYRAAHTFRGQSAVTTWLHRITVNACLDRARKAASRRTSPVAETERLEQLLEPEESAALPAERQDLHRELLVALRTLPEEQRAALVLVDMQGYPVAEAATILDVPTGTVKSRCARGRARLLPLVTHLRADGGDSNPASGGRNRAQGTSVPPTAGPKGTGAVKGGGGRA; encoded by the coding sequence GTGTCCACCGACAGCGACGAGGCTTCGACACCAACCGACGCCGATCTCCTTGCGCTGCACGTAAAGGGCGACCCCGACGCCTTCGGGGAAATCGTGCGACGCCACCGCGACCGACTCTGGGCGGTGGCCTTACGGACACTCGGCGATCGCGAAGAAGCCGCCGACGCCGTACAGGACGCCCTGGTCTCCGCCTATCGCGCCGCTCATACGTTCCGCGGCCAGTCAGCCGTGACGACCTGGCTGCACCGCATCACGGTCAACGCCTGTCTGGACCGGGCCCGCAAAGCTGCTTCCCGGCGCACCTCGCCCGTCGCCGAGACCGAGCGGCTGGAGCAGCTTCTCGAACCCGAGGAATCCGCGGCGCTCCCCGCCGAACGCCAAGACCTGCACCGCGAACTGCTCGTCGCGCTGCGCACACTCCCCGAAGAACAGCGTGCCGCTCTCGTCCTCGTCGATATGCAGGGCTACCCCGTCGCGGAGGCCGCCACGATCCTCGACGTCCCGACCGGAACCGTGAAAAGCCGCTGCGCACGGGGCCGTGCACGACTCCTGCCATTGGTCACCCATCTGCGCGCCGATGGCGGGGATAGCAATCCCGCAAGCGGGGGAAGGAACCGGGCGCAGGGGACATCCGTCCCACCGACGGCAGGACCGAAGGGAACAGGTGCCGTGAAGGGCGGAGGTGGGCGAGCGTGA